TTCGTGCATGGCGCAGTGGGCGAGGAACACCCGGCCAAGGCCGTTGGTCTCCAGCCGGTCGCCGTAGAAGAAGACGAAACGCTCCCCGGGCCTGCCGCCGATGCGCAGGCGCTGGCGCACCTGGTCAAAATTCCTGACGTAAGCATTGGCTGAGACTGAGCGCAGCATCTCGTCACTGGCCTGTAGCTCGCACTGGCTGTGGCTGATGTGTGTCAGGCTGATAGGGCGCGCCACCCGTGCGCTGACAAGCGTAAACACCACCAGCAGCAACGCCATGATCAGCAGGCAGCCACCGGCGAGATACCAGCACCTGGCGCGGGAGTGCCAGCGGGCGGCGGGCGGTGTCCGGGGTTCTGCTGCGTCTTGCGCCACCAGCGGCTCTGGCGGGGCAGCCGGGGCGGCCGGGGCCACAGGGGCAGGCGGCGCGTCGGCCAGTATTTCGATGCTGAGATCCTGGTTGAGTTGCAGCATGCCGCGCGACACGGTGACGATAATGTTATCGATATCGTAGTGGCGGAAGGTTTTTCGCAGCATGCTCAGATACTGGTTGAGATTGCTGTTGGAAGAGGTCAGCCCGTTATCGTCCCAGACTTTTTTCAGCACCTCATCGCGGCTGACAACGCCGGTGTGGCGCAGGAAAAAATAGAGTAGTGCGCTGGCAGTGATGGATAGCTGGCTATCCGGTTCATCGCTGTCAGGTAGCGTCAGTGTGCCGTCCGTTGCATCATAAATAAGACGGGCATTGATGTTGTAGCGCATCGCGGCCTCAATCTACGTGCTTCACGTGGGAAGCGTCATTTTTGTCAGATTATTCACCAGTGACTGGCGGTGTTCACGGCTCATCGTGCGTCCTTCGGTGAGCTCTGATAACCAGATACCATCGGCGGCATAGCGCACCAGGGTGCCGGTCGGGCCGTTGTCGAGTGCATCCCCCCGGGCCAGGTGCCCCAGCATCCAGTCGCGCCAGCATTTGCGCAGTACCGGCTCGTCTGGCATGGCCAGCGACAGTACCATCAGCTGGCGGCTTTCGTGGGTGCCGGTGAGCGCCGGGTTGGAGAGATAGCGTAAATAGGCGCGGGTAAAGCGCCCGTGAGTGATGTTGTCGGCGGCCATCAGCTCGCCTATCGCCTGCTCCATAATGTCCAGCAGCCGGGTGAACAGGGCGAAGATCAGCGCCTGTTTATTCGGAAAGTGGTACAAAAGCCCGCCCTTACTGACCCCGGCCTCGCGGGCGACAGCATTGAGCGAGAGCGCGGCAATACCGTCGCGCCCGGCAATCAGTGCTGCGGACTCAAGCAACTGGCGGTGCAGGCGGATAGGGTCTTTTTTACGGTGCTGGGTTTCCGTGGTCATGGCGAAATCATACCGACCAGACGGTATGATTCTTTTTGATCACTATCAATATGAGAAGAAGCTGACCGGGCGGGATAGCGTTATTGGGCGAAGGCTCACAAACTGCTTATCCGGGGGGGCTTACCGGCAGCCATGAGCATTTACCCGGCACTTTTTATCTTTATTTATAATTTGATCTGGCCCGGATTTTTATCCTGTGACTGTCGGAATTTTATGATAGCCATCACTTTATATTTTTTATGACCGGTAATTATTTTCTGGTTAATTGTTTTAGTGGTATGCAGAACCATTTTTTTATATTAACCGGCACCCGGTGGCGAATGTTACCCTGCTAAAAGATGAATATCTTTTAAAAATTGTCACGGAGTGAACCATGGCTATTAAAATAACGCCGGAAGAGTTTAATGTGCTTATCCGGCGGCTGAGCAAAAATCAGCGTGTTTTTGCCCCTTCAGCAGAGTTTCGCGGCGGGCGGTTTTCTGATACAGATAATGTTATTTATCATGAGATTAGCGACTGGGGAGAGCTGGTATGGAAAGAAAAATCCCATATGTCGCCCAATACGATCCTCGCCCCAATCACTGAGACCCTTTTCTACTTTAATAAAGACACTATCCAGATAGCCGATGTCGACACCACGCCGGTAGTTATTTTTGCCCGCGCCTGCGATATTAATGCGCTTTCCCGTCTTGATTATATGTATTTAACGAATGGGAATAATTCCGATTACAGTTACCAGCGTATTCGCGAACATATTCACATCATTTTAATGGAGTGTGAAGCGAGTTTTGAAAACTGCTTTTGCGTATCCATGGGGACCAATAAGACCGACAACTACAGTGCGGCGATGCGCTTTAGTGACGCAGGCGCAAGCGTCAGCCTGAATGACACCTTCCTGGAAGAGGCGCTGGCCGGGCTTGGGGAGCCGGTTGACTACACCCCCGGGTTTGTCAGCGAAAACCCGGTGAAGGTCGCCACCCCGGATAGCCAGTGCGATGACCCGCAAAAAATCCGCGAGATTCTGATCAATCACCCCCTGTGGGAGGAATACCATAAGCGCTGCATCAGCTGCGGGCGCTGCACTGTCAGCTGCCCTACCTGCACCTGCTACAGCGTCTTTGATGTGGCCTATGAAGAAAACCCACAGCGCGGCGAGCGCCGCCGCCAGTGGGCCAGCTGTGTGGTTCCCGGCTTTAGCGATATGGCAGGGGGGCACGGCTTCAGGGAGAAAGCGGGGGAGCGGTTGCGCTACCGCGCACTGCATA
This Shimwellia blattae DSM 4481 = NBRC 105725 DNA region includes the following protein-coding sequences:
- a CDS encoding TetR/AcrR family transcriptional regulator; its protein translation is MTTETQHRKKDPIRLHRQLLESAALIAGRDGIAALSLNAVAREAGVSKGGLLYHFPNKQALIFALFTRLLDIMEQAIGELMAADNITHGRFTRAYLRYLSNPALTGTHESRQLMVLSLAMPDEPVLRKCWRDWMLGHLARGDALDNGPTGTLVRYAADGIWLSELTEGRTMSREHRQSLVNNLTKMTLPT
- a CDS encoding winged helix-turn-helix domain-containing protein, producing the protein MRYNINARLIYDATDGTLTLPDSDEPDSQLSITASALLYFFLRHTGVVSRDEVLKKVWDDNGLTSSNSNLNQYLSMLRKTFRHYDIDNIIVTVSRGMLQLNQDLSIEILADAPPAPVAPAAPAAPPEPLVAQDAAEPRTPPAARWHSRARCWYLAGGCLLIMALLLVVFTLVSARVARPISLTHISHSQCELQASDEMLRSVSANAYVRNFDQVRQRLRIGGRPGERFVFFYGDRLETNGLGRVFLAHCAMHEDNPFSYCDNYFYYAWKPQ
- the asrA gene encoding anaerobic sulfite reductase subunit AsrA, encoding MAIKITPEEFNVLIRRLSKNQRVFAPSAEFRGGRFSDTDNVIYHEISDWGELVWKEKSHMSPNTILAPITETLFYFNKDTIQIADVDTTPVVIFARACDINALSRLDYMYLTNGNNSDYSYQRIREHIHIILMECEASFENCFCVSMGTNKTDNYSAAMRFSDAGASVSLNDTFLEEALAGLGEPVDYTPGFVSENPVKVATPDSQCDDPQKIREILINHPLWEEYHKRCISCGRCTVSCPTCTCYSVFDVAYEENPQRGERRRQWASCVVPGFSDMAGGHGFREKAGERLRYRALHKVNDYKSRNGIEHMCVGCGRCDDRCPQYIKFSLIINKMTDAVRQSVDKEA